A genomic segment from Diospyros lotus cultivar Yz01 chromosome 5, ASM1463336v1, whole genome shotgun sequence encodes:
- the LOC127801084 gene encoding 2-C-methyl-D-erythritol 4-phosphate cytidylyltransferase, chloroplastic, which produces MEHICLLPFLLEVQNQREEDEEEGMSIHQLVLSLSSSSSTSSSSSTRSSPLFIGCGNLRSLSKSKSVPAIPQRISNSIHSRPNLRPINEISSSRKKRIVKSNKIACSAKDVKLESSEIVKAKSVSVVLLAGGKGKRMGASMPKQYLPLLGQPIALYSFYTFSQMIEVKEIIVVCDPSYKDIFEAIKEKVHIDLKFALPGKERQDSVYSGLQVIDLKSELVCIHDSARPLVTSGDVKKVLRDGWLNGAAVLGVPVKATIKEANSDSFVVRTLDRKTLWEMQTPQVIKPELLKKGFELVNREGLEVTDDVSIVEHLKHPVYITEGSYTNIKVTTPDDLLLAERILNTSSVVAS; this is translated from the exons ATGGAACACATTTGTCTGCTACCTTTTCTCTTGGAAGTTCAAAACCAGagagaagaagacgaagaagaaggaATGTCGATTCATCAACTCGTTCTCTCgctttcttcatcttcttccacctCTTCGTCGTCTTCAACTCGGTCGTCTCCACTATTCATCGGATGTGGTAATCTGCGGAGTctctccaaatccaaatccgTTCCCGCAATTCCACAGCGCATCTCGAATTCCATTCACTCTCGTCCAAACTTACGGCCTATCAACGAAATTTCTTCCTCAAGAAAGAAGAGAATTGTCAAGTCCAACAAGATTGCATGCTCCGCCAAGGATGTGAAGCTGGAG AGTTCTGAAATCGTGAAAGCGAAAAGTGTGTCCGTCGTTCTTCTGGCTGGTGGAAAGGGCAAAAGGATGGGC GCAAGCATGCCGAAGCAGTATCTTCCACTTCTTGGCCAACCAATTGCTTTGTACAG TTTCTACACTTTCTCACAGATGATTGAAGTGAAGGAAATAATTGTAGTTTGTGATCCTTCTTACAAGGACATTTTTGAAG CCATCAAAGAGAAGGTCCATATAGACCTGAAGTTCGCATTACCTGGGAAGGAGAGACAAGATTCTGTATACAGTGGACTTCAG GTAATTGATTTGAAGTCTGAACTTGTATGTATACATGATTCTGCTAGACCTCTGGTGACCTCTGGAGATGTCAAAAAG GTTCTGAGGGATGGTTGGTTGAATGGAGCTGCAGTACTTGGTGTTCCTGTAAAAGCTACAATAAAGGAG GCAAATAGTGACTCATTTGTTGTGAGAACTTTAGACCGGAAAACACTTTGGGAAATGCAAACCCCACAG GTCATCAAGCCAGAGTTGCTGAAGAAAGGTTTTGAACTTGTAAATAG GGAGGGCCTAGAAGTCACTGATGATGTATCCATTGTGGAGCACCTCAAACATCCTGTATACATAACTGAAGGATCTTACACCAATATCAAG GTTACGACCCCTGATGATTTATTATTAGCGGAAAGGATATTGAACACAAGCTCCGTGGTGGCATCATAG
- the LOC127802792 gene encoding NADH dehydrogenase [ubiquinone] 1 beta subcomplex subunit 3-B-like: protein MGKAVGPTGEFFRRRDEWRKHPMLSNQLRHATPGLGIALVAFGIYLVGEVAYNKIYAPHPSHSHSSSSSSQSH from the coding sequence ATGGGGAAGGCCGTGGGACCAACAGGAGAGTTCTTCAGGAGGAGAGACGAGTGGAGGAAGCATCCGATGCTCTCCAACCAGCTCCGCCACGCCACGCCGGGCCTCGGCATCGCCCTCGTTGCCTTCGGCATCTACCTCGTCGGCGAGGTCGCCTACAACAAGATTTACGCTCCTCATCCGTCCCACTCCCACTCTTCCTCTTCGTCTTCTCAATCTCACTGA